Proteins encoded by one window of Panicum virgatum strain AP13 chromosome 7N, P.virgatum_v5, whole genome shotgun sequence:
- the LOC120681122 gene encoding uncharacterized protein LOC120681122 produces the protein MQRKIAEELKLDPETVMATFDKQDEEDDFNGVDLGSRDVIPSVSQVIAKPLINRKFMMVFLNGSDDEVDVRSFGISPEYLDHIILWTFKRRSLTIHDHRDEISSKLRYTHLFFFDYLLTNQSSTSEFHALLHEEAANIVARHPWMQGVDPTMVMECCLYELFLQYSFHRATGFDWVAHSPNYWVCDGIIKRDGTREITDALHQEIHWECDDTSLFDEVFERLMEDPEAPFLVVKKDGISYSRESPCCRWICMTSKNLTIQEDTKAILERASSLFVALDKSENPQGSPNVFLKHCCNLGVLILSHCSFSFMSPPFLQCEGLKFLGLDHCTHDSRSEGGDNNASWVCLQSLWVLDLRYTELDDILSEDNMDIMTNLRELNIEGFMCWQLISRLQGRLCYLQKLRIIKPTHKAETTSTDCNNSFVDKIDLEILDLSGNRDMDNLPANLSMVKSLQMLILDGCDGLANVAVPDGLPSSLRSFSFDGYGPATKWTSSFKLPLEFSEPKQPHDADKRGAKTSKISLQGCTQLENLFLRGLPNLVELDLSGSAIKVLDLKAMVVDVPVLKRLFLLGCENLRAIIWGSDDSMEQLKLEEVCIDTRAKRTLGLARPSLAQHKHRSLQLHAVLADARLGRYLYRLVKHYAGRRPYYEGIHFNIHATSSVEYGGGVQLEATVNERTAGPSNSPQHHVLASPYGDVTTEIGNNVPIMLVFPQPPAQRSDHHVEISGESRSLGSELLRDMRAQASLGDLTVYFAESLHVHDAATSASMPSGNWRRLKWCHVERCPNLDTIFPAEGLEFKHNNQPLQTIWASDLQMARCIWSQGVKEFNSFEKLQHLHLRSCPRLQFALPVWIASFPSLQTLHIIHCH, from the exons ATGCAGAGGAAAATCGCAGAGGAGCTAAAACTAGACCCTGAAACAGTGATGGCCACGTTTGACAAGCAGGATGAAGAGGATGACTTCAATGGTGTGGACCTTGGCTCTAGGGATGTGATACCTAGTGTTTCGCAAGTGATTGCCAAACCCCTGATTAATAGAAAATTTATGATGGTTTTCCTTAATGGAAGTGATGACGAGGTTGATGTACGTTCCTTTGGCATTAGTCCTGAGTATCTCGACCACATAATATTATGGACATTCAAAAGACGGTCTTTGACCATACATGATCACCGTGATGAGATATCAAGCAAGCTAAGATACACCCACCTTTTTTTCTTTGATTATTTGTTAACTAACCAATCAAGTACTTCAGAGTTTCATGCACTGCTGCATGAAGAAGCAGCTAACATAGTCGCTCGCCACCCATGGATGCAAGGCGTCGATCCAACAATGGTAATGGAGTGTTGCCTGTACGAGTTGTTCTTGCAATATAGTTTTCACAGGGCCACGGGATTTGATTGGGTGGCTCATTCTCCAAACTACTGGGTGTGTGATGGGATAATTAAGAGAGATGGAACAAGGGAGATTACTGATGCATTGCATCAGGAAATACATTGGGAGTGTGATGATACTTCTCTGTTTGATGAAGTGTTTGAAAGACTCATGGAAGACCCAGAGGCTCCATTTTTGGTGGTCAAGAAGGATGGTATTTCTTACTCTAGAGAGAGCCCATGTTGTCGTTGGATTTGTATGACCTCAAAGAATCTGACAATACAAGAAGATACAAAAGCTATATTGGAAAGGGCATCATCTTTGTTCGTAGCACTAGACAAGTCTGAGAACCCACAAGGCTCACCAAATGTGTTTCTTAAACACTGCTGCAACCTTGGCGTGCTAATTCTCTCTCATTGCAGCTTCAGTTTTATGTCACCTCCTTTCCTCCAGTGTGAGGGATTGAAATTCCTCGGATTGGATCACTGCACACATGACAGCAGAAGTGAAGGCGGAGATAACAATGCAAGCTGGGTGTGTCTACAAAGCCTATGGGTGCTTGACTTACGTTACACAGAATTGGATGATATCCTATCTGAAGACAATATGGATATCATGACTAACCTCAGGGAGCTAAATATTGAGGGATTCATGTGTTGGCAGTTAATAAGTAGATTACAGGGAAGGCTGTGTTACCTCCAAAAGCTTCGGATAATCAAACCCACTCATAAAGCAGAGACGACATCAACAGATTGCAACAACTCATTCGTGGACAAAATAGATCTGGAAATACTTGATTTGTCAGGTAACAGAGACATGGATAATCTGCCAGCAAACTTATCAATGGTGAAGAGCCTCCAGATGCTTATCCTTGATGGTTGCGACGGGCTAGCGAATGTTGCTGTGCCAGACGGGCTTCCCTCTTCCCTAAGGTCATTTAGTTTTGATGGATATGGACCGGCAACCAAATGGACGTCATCCTTTAAGCTGCCCCTAGAATTTTCTGAACCGAAGCAGCCCCATGATGCGGATAAAAGGGGTGCCAAAACTTCCAAGATATCCCTACAAGGCTGCACGCAATTGGAGAATTTGTTTCTACGCGGACTACCTAATCTTGTGGAGCTAGACCTCTCAGGAAGTGCAATCAAGGTACTTGACCTCAAAGCTATGGTGGTAGATGTCCCGGTACTCAAGCGGCTCTTTTTGTTGGGTTGTGAGAACCTCCGTGCAATAATTTGGGGATCAGATGATTCAATGGAACAGCTAAAGCTGGAAGAGGTGTGCATAGACACGCGAGCTAAGAGGACACTTGGACTTGCTCGGCCGTCCCTTGCCCAGCACAAACATCGCAGCTTGCAGTTGCATGCTGTCCTTGCAGACGCGAGGCTCGGCAGGTACTTGTATCGCCTGGTGAAACATTATGCAGGTCGAAGACCCTATTATGAGGGTATTCATTTCAATATCCATGCCACCTCTTCAGTTGAGTACGGTGGGGGTGTTCAACTCGAAGCGACGGTCAATGAGAGGACTGCAGGACCTAGTAATAGTCCCCAGCACCATGTTCTAGCGAGTCCGTATGGTGATGTAACCACCGAGATTGGCAACAATGTCCCAATAATGCTGGTGTTTCCACAGCCCCCGGCTCAACGGTCAGATCATCATGTTGAGATTAGTGGGGAGAGCCGAAGCTTGGGTAGTGAACTACTGCGGGATATGAGGGCACAAGCCTCTTTAGGTGATTTAACAGTATATTTCGCCGAATCCCTGCACGTGCATGATGCCGCAACCAGCGCTAGCATGCCCTCGGGGAACTGGCGTCGCCTGAAGTGGTGCCACGTGGAGAGGTGCCCCAACTTGGATACGATCTTCCCTGCAGAGGGACTGGAATTTAAACATAATAATCAACCACTACAGACCATCTGGGCATCGGATCTCCAGATGGCCCGGTGCATTTGGAGCCAAGGTGTTAAAGAGTTTAATTCCTTCGAAAAGCTGCAGCACCTGCACCTGCGCTCCTGCCCGAGGCTCCAGTTCGCGCTGCCGGTGTGGATCGCCTCCTTCCCCAGCCTGCAGACCCTCCACATCATCCACTGT Cactga